The Eublepharis macularius isolate TG4126 chromosome 3, MPM_Emac_v1.0, whole genome shotgun sequence genome has a window encoding:
- the SLC46A3 gene encoding solute carrier family 46 member 3 yields the protein MKKTLIVEPVICMYMFAYSLYFPLGQQYVYRRIWEETVNSSFRDDDNVSHCELNQSDPIFLKQKEVQEKASLFAMKMDLSGAILNILVAFVLVANGDCCGRKISLILPLVGNLVSSIFLSAMSYYSLPLPLLYALAFSTGFFGGMATFLGGAFAFVVDLCENHKQKTIRIAVVDLIFGLVSGLGGLSSGFILKGIGFTWTFATISLIDMVNIFYVMCFLDDTVRISEGQQQSLMEGLKKTFSQVHALFKSSSFRKRTSIILLLCTFMAYLFTVFGGMSLFTLYELNDPLCWNEIYIGYGSAASTSVSLTSFLGIVVLSQRLRDIYLVFIGIFSYLGGILMAAFANTTLLMLLARVPSLLHFMPIPVLRSMLSKVVLPNEQGALFACIACLEVVTGTISLTAFNSIYAVTVAWFPGFSFLLSAALCIIPLSTLSWLMCATQHQQEYVALVHEEDPVGEETDS from the exons ATGAAGAAAACTTTAATAGTGGAGCCTGTCATTTGCATGTACATGTTTGCCTATTCCTTGTACTTTCCTTTGGGGCAGCAGTATGTGTATCGTAGAATCTGGGAAGAAACGGTCAACTCCAGCTTCAGAGATGATGACAATGTTTCACATTGTGAACTAAACCAAAGTGATCCAATTTTCTTGAAGCAAAAG GAAGTCCAAGAAAAAGCCTCCCTCTTTGCCATGAAAATGGACTTAAGCGGTGCTATTCTCAACATTTTGGTGGCCTTTGTTCTTGTAGCAAATGGAGATTGCTGCGGACGCAAAATCTCACTAATTCTTCCTCTGGTGGGGAATCTTGTTAGCAGCATCTTCCTCAGTGCCATGTCCTATTACTCTCTCCCGCTCCCTCTTCTGTATGCTTTGGCCTTTTCAACAGGGTTCTTTGGGGGCATGGCGACCTTTCTTGGAGGTGCCTTTGCCTTTGTGGTTGATCTCTGTGAGAATCACAAACAGAAAACCATCCGGATAGCAGTGGTGGACTTGATCTTTGGATTAGTATCGGGGTTGGGAGGACTGTCCTCAGGGTTCATTTTGAAAGGAATAGGCTTTACTTGGACATTTGCGACTATTTCACTGATTGACATGGTTAACATTTTCTACGTCATGTGTTTTTTGGATGATACAGTACGGATATCTGAAGGCCAGCAACAGTCTCTGATGGAAGGacttaaaaaaaccttttctcaAGTGCATGCGCTTTTTAAATCGTCGTCTTTTAGAAAGAGAACTTCAATCATCTTGTTGCTGTGCACATTTATGGCTTATTTGTTCACAGTGTTTGGTGGGATGTCTCTGTTTACTCTTTATGAACTGAATGACCCCCTCTGCTGGAACGAAATCTACATAGGATATGGATCTGCAGCATCCACTTCTGTCTCTTTGACCAGTTTCTTAGGAATAGttgtcctctctcaaaggctGAGAGACATCTACCTGGTTTTCATTGGGATTTTCTCTTACCTTGGAGGAATTCTCATGGCTGCCTTTGCCAACACGACATTGCTCATGCTTTTAG CTCGAGTGCCATCTCTGCTACATTTTATGCCTATTCCAGTGCTTCGATCCATGCTCTCAAAGGTGGTTCTTCCTAATGAGCAAG gTGCTCTGTTTGCTTGCATTGCCTGTTTAGAGGTTGTGACCGGTACCATTTCGTTAACGGCTTTTAATAGCATCTATGCAGTGACTGTAGCCTGGTTTCCGGGCTTCAGTTTCCTCTTATCTGCTGCTCTCTGTATAATTCCCTTGAGCACTCTGAG CTGGCTGATGTGTGCCACTCAGCATCAACAGGAGTATGTGGCGCTCGTACATGAAGAAGACCCTGTTGGGGAGGAGACTGACAGCTGA